Proteins encoded together in one bacterium window:
- a CDS encoding NADH-dependent [FeFe] hydrogenase, group A6, whose protein sequence is MNQQVTLTIDGIKVTVPKDYTIMQAADSIGIHIPRLCYHPKLSAVGACRICVVEVAGMKNYPVSCNTLVAEGMMVQTNSAAIREARKVLLELLLDAHPKECQLCEKNQLCELQELAKDIGIKELRFEGDRLEFSQDTSSPALIRDPNKCILCGKCIRACSEIQGVNTLSFINRGFKTTVATAYQIPLAKTVCANCGQCVNFCPTGALTERDATEQVWNALSDPEKKVIVQIAPAVRVAIGEGFGLEPGVDMTKQTVTALRMLGFDVVFDTQFSADLTVVEEANELVQRICNKGKLPLITSCSPGWIKFCEHFHPRLLDHLSSCKSPQQMLGALIKTYYAQKIGIDPSKIFSVSIMPCTAKKYEASREEMNSSGFQDVDAVLTTRELINMIQQAGIQFTNLPESEFDNELGESTGAAPIFGATGGVMEAALRTAYELITQKNLDKVDFTVVRGFDGIKETELDIDGNKVRVAVAYGLLNAHRLLTEVEKENKSYHFIEIMACPGGCLGGGGQPIPRDTSKVMEKSIYAKRAEGLYTIDRNKPIRKAHLNPQILKLYAEFLEKPLSHKSHQLLHTHYQKRTPKGVAPKKPQTFSIT, encoded by the coding sequence ATGAATCAGCAAGTTACTTTAACTATAGACGGAATAAAAGTTACAGTACCCAAAGATTATACGATCATGCAAGCAGCTGATAGTATTGGGATTCATATCCCGCGGTTATGCTACCATCCGAAATTAAGTGCGGTAGGTGCATGTCGGATTTGTGTCGTTGAAGTTGCAGGAATGAAAAATTATCCGGTCTCGTGTAATACGTTGGTTGCAGAAGGAATGATGGTGCAGACGAATTCTGCGGCAATTCGAGAAGCGCGGAAAGTATTACTCGAACTTTTGTTAGATGCGCATCCGAAAGAGTGTCAACTATGTGAAAAGAACCAACTATGCGAATTACAGGAATTAGCGAAAGATATTGGTATCAAAGAATTAAGATTTGAAGGTGACCGGCTCGAATTTTCACAAGATACTTCTTCACCAGCATTAATCCGAGACCCGAATAAATGTATATTATGTGGAAAGTGTATACGTGCCTGCTCTGAAATCCAAGGAGTAAATACTCTTTCATTTATCAATCGCGGATTTAAGACTACAGTTGCAACCGCATATCAAATTCCACTTGCAAAAACCGTTTGTGCTAATTGCGGGCAGTGCGTTAATTTCTGTCCGACGGGAGCACTGACGGAACGCGACGCTACGGAACAGGTTTGGAATGCACTTTCAGACCCGGAGAAAAAAGTTATCGTGCAAATTGCGCCTGCGGTTCGGGTGGCAATTGGAGAAGGATTTGGATTAGAACCTGGGGTAGATATGACCAAACAAACGGTAACCGCATTACGGATGCTCGGATTCGATGTGGTTTTCGATACGCAGTTTTCAGCAGATTTAACCGTTGTAGAGGAAGCAAACGAATTAGTTCAGCGAATTTGCAATAAAGGTAAACTACCGTTAATAACGTCCTGCAGTCCCGGGTGGATAAAATTCTGTGAACATTTTCATCCGCGGTTATTAGACCATCTATCGAGTTGTAAATCTCCGCAACAGATGTTAGGGGCGCTGATTAAAACATACTATGCGCAAAAAATTGGAATAGACCCATCAAAAATATTTAGTGTTAGTATTATGCCATGCACTGCGAAAAAGTATGAAGCGAGCCGGGAGGAGATGAACTCAAGCGGATTCCAAGATGTCGATGCAGTATTAACAACTCGGGAGTTAATTAACATGATACAACAAGCGGGGATTCAGTTCACGAATTTACCGGAATCGGAATTTGATAATGAATTAGGTGAATCAACTGGAGCTGCACCAATATTCGGTGCAACCGGAGGAGTTATGGAAGCAGCGTTACGCACGGCCTATGAATTAATTACCCAAAAAAATCTTGATAAGGTAGATTTCACTGTCGTTCGCGGATTTGATGGGATTAAAGAAACTGAGTTGGATATCGATGGGAACAAAGTTCGGGTTGCGGTAGCGTATGGATTACTCAATGCGCATCGGTTATTGACCGAAGTTGAAAAGGAAAATAAATCGTATCATTTTATTGAAATTATGGCATGTCCCGGCGGATGTTTAGGTGGGGGAGGACAACCTATACCTCGTGATACTTCGAAGGTAATGGAGAAAAGTATTTATGCTAAACGTGCTGAAGGACTTTATACAATCGATCGAAATAAACCGATTCGAAAAGCACATTTAAACCCGCAGATTTTAAAACTTTATGCCGAATTTTTGGAAAAACCGCTTAGTCATAAATCGCATCAGTTATTGCATACTCACTATCAAAAACGGACACCGAAAGGTGTTGCTCCTAAAAAACCACAAACTTTTAGCATTACCTAA
- the hydG gene encoding [FeFe] hydrogenase H-cluster radical SAM maturase HydG, with amino-acid sequence MKYINEAKIEELLTNSKPVTSGEVDAILQKAKSLQRLSLSETATLLAVETPEDIQKIFETAAWVKNAIYGKRIVLFAPLYISNYCANACRYCGFNSENKLVKRKALSQDEIKQQVEWLLNRGHKRILLVAGEAKPAGEWSLIDYYINAINAVYSVSVGPHKIRRVNINCAPLTVDEFKQLKSAGIGTYQIFQETYHEPTYRYVHPKGPKSDPNNRIEAIDRAFAAGIDDVGIGVLYGLYDYRFDTLAMLMHIEALENKFNVGPHTISVPRIEPAPGVEFTEHIPYRVADTDFKKLVAILRLSVPYTGIILSTRETPQLRDELVNLGVSQISAESNTAPGGYTSQEKEYFSDPQFAVSDHRTLDEVIGSLIQQKYIPSFCAACYRKERTGETFMALAKPGTIKGKCSINALITLKEYLDDFASDNVRTEGYKLIEQMKTCLTDREQKQLAAFFDEINRGIRDTYV; translated from the coding sequence ATGAAGTATATTAACGAAGCTAAAATTGAAGAATTACTAACGAACTCAAAACCGGTTACCTCAGGTGAAGTAGATGCGATTTTGCAAAAAGCAAAATCATTACAACGCTTATCATTATCTGAAACTGCTACCTTATTGGCGGTCGAAACGCCAGAAGATATCCAAAAGATTTTTGAGACCGCTGCTTGGGTTAAAAATGCAATTTATGGAAAACGGATTGTTTTATTTGCTCCTTTATATATAAGTAATTACTGCGCAAACGCATGTCGGTATTGTGGCTTTAATTCGGAAAATAAACTGGTTAAACGGAAAGCGTTATCTCAAGATGAAATCAAACAACAAGTTGAGTGGTTATTAAACCGTGGACATAAACGAATTCTTCTTGTAGCTGGAGAAGCAAAACCAGCTGGAGAATGGTCGTTAATAGATTATTATATTAATGCGATTAACGCGGTATATTCTGTTTCTGTTGGTCCACATAAGATTCGGCGAGTAAATATCAACTGTGCTCCGTTGACCGTCGATGAATTTAAACAGTTAAAATCGGCTGGCATTGGCACCTACCAAATTTTTCAAGAAACCTATCATGAGCCAACCTATCGTTACGTACATCCGAAAGGACCGAAAAGTGACCCGAATAATCGAATTGAAGCAATTGACCGCGCTTTTGCAGCTGGCATAGACGATGTCGGTATTGGAGTTCTCTATGGTCTTTATGATTATCGGTTCGATACCTTAGCGATGTTAATGCATATCGAAGCGCTTGAGAACAAGTTCAATGTTGGGCCGCACACTATTTCAGTTCCGAGGATTGAACCTGCACCCGGTGTCGAGTTTACTGAACACATTCCGTATCGAGTTGCTGATACGGATTTCAAGAAACTCGTGGCGATTCTTCGGCTCTCAGTCCCTTATACCGGAATCATTTTATCCACTCGGGAAACGCCGCAACTCCGGGATGAACTAGTGAATCTCGGAGTATCACAAATTAGTGCAGAATCGAATACTGCTCCCGGTGGATATACTTCACAAGAGAAAGAATATTTCAGTGACCCACAGTTTGCGGTTAGTGATCATCGTACTCTCGATGAAGTTATCGGGTCGTTAATTCAGCAGAAATATATCCCGAGTTTTTGTGCTGCTTGCTATCGAAAAGAACGAACCGGAGAAACTTTTATGGCGTTAGCAAAACCTGGAACAATTAAAGGCAAATGCAGTATTAATGCGTTAATAACGCTTAAAGAGTATCTGGATGATTTTGCTTCTGATAATGTTCGAACTGAAGGATATAAACTCATTGAACAGATGAAAACTTGTTTAACTGATCGTGAACAGAAACAGTTAGCTGCGTTTTTCGATGAAATTAATCGTGGAATTCGAGATACATATGTCTAA
- a CDS encoding FAD-dependent oxidoreductase yields the protein MKVINKSKHRYPEKVAVVGSGPAGLACAYHLAIRGYPVTIFESEKIPGGMMTLGIPKYRLPRDVIQNDIQRIKNIGVRIKTGITVGKDITFDQLKRQGFQAIYLAVGAWKEVPLKIEGSNLQGILSSLSFLKQVNLNGIGKKSISLAGKKVAVIGGGNAAIDAARTAIRLGAEEVKIIYRRAKEDMPAIPDEISEAEQEGVTFHFYLNPISIKGESGKVTQIQCVKMRPGEFDLSGRRKPIATEEIISFPVDLVISAIGAQPDVDNLAKTIGLTVDETGCIKINPRTFETNIPGVFAGGDVVRSAGTVIEAISDGEQGAISIARYLRKENLVENRFVIKGERKEVAYFDPAAEVKECYRPSYGKIAIQNRKNNFNEVIRGYTRAAAMFEANRCLRCDRKENK from the coding sequence TTGAAAGTAATTAATAAATCGAAACATAGATATCCGGAGAAGGTCGCCGTAGTTGGAAGCGGACCAGCTGGATTAGCTTGTGCATATCATTTAGCGATTCGGGGGTATCCGGTAACGATATTTGAATCCGAGAAAATTCCCGGTGGAATGATGACGCTTGGGATTCCAAAATATCGGCTGCCGCGAGACGTGATTCAAAATGATATCCAGCGAATCAAAAATATTGGCGTAAGAATAAAAACCGGGATAACGGTTGGTAAAGATATTACATTCGACCAACTGAAACGGCAAGGATTTCAAGCGATTTATTTAGCGGTCGGTGCGTGGAAAGAAGTCCCGTTAAAGATTGAAGGTAGCAATTTACAAGGGATTCTCAGTTCATTAAGTTTCTTGAAACAAGTGAACTTAAATGGGATTGGAAAAAAGAGCATTTCACTCGCCGGTAAAAAAGTTGCGGTTATCGGAGGAGGAAATGCGGCAATAGATGCTGCGCGAACCGCGATCCGACTTGGCGCAGAAGAAGTAAAAATCATTTATCGCCGGGCTAAAGAGGATATGCCTGCAATACCAGATGAAATCAGCGAAGCAGAACAGGAAGGAGTCACATTCCATTTTTATTTAAATCCGATTTCAATCAAAGGGGAGTCAGGTAAAGTAACGCAGATTCAGTGCGTAAAAATGAGACCCGGTGAATTCGATTTAAGCGGGCGGCGAAAACCAATTGCTACTGAAGAAATCATATCATTTCCAGTAGATTTAGTTATCAGCGCTATTGGAGCACAACCTGATGTGGATAACTTAGCAAAAACAATCGGATTGACTGTAGATGAGACTGGATGCATCAAAATTAATCCACGAACCTTCGAGACGAATATTCCCGGTGTATTCGCTGGTGGAGATGTGGTTCGCAGTGCTGGAACCGTTATAGAAGCTATATCCGACGGTGAACAGGGTGCGATATCAATAGCTCGTTATTTACGGAAGGAAAATTTAGTGGAGAATCGGTTTGTCATTAAAGGCGAACGTAAAGAAGTCGCTTATTTCGATCCGGCAGCGGAAGTAAAAGAATGTTATCGTCCGTCGTATGGAAAGATAGCGATTCAGAATCGGAAAAATAATTTTAATGAAGTTATCAGAGGATATACTCGAGCAGCAGCGATGTTTGAAGCGAACCGCTGCCTGCGGTGCGATAGAAAGGAGAACAAATAA
- a CDS encoding NADH-dependent [FeFe] hydrogenase, group A6 encodes MKKNKQYITIYFNGKPYKVESNQTIMQAADKLGFRIPRLCYHPRLSIEGACRVCIVQIEGMKTYVASCAYPVADGMKIWTNTDELRRARRDIIELILDNHPEDCHTCERDGNCELQRLASIMGIRNRHFVGEKKQYDKDLSSPSVIRDPNKCILCGRCVRICSEIQKINALNYAYRGFQTVVMPAYNLPFTETVCTTCGQCINVCPTAAFVERNYTQELFKKLNDPNLIKVVQFAPSVRASIGEAFGLPPGTSLQGELVAALHRLGFDYVFDTQLGADLTIMEEASEFIERIQGQGKLPMITSCSSAWMKCMEQFYPDLIDNVSTCKSPMSMIGALIRTYFAEKIKVDPKKILSVAVMCCTAKKYEAERPELMINGLKGVDIVVTTREIAWMIQSAGIDFLDLEPEEFDEPLGISSGGGTIFGTTGGVMESALRTAYELYLGETLLDIEFDELRGFQGIKEGKLMLDNKEIRVAVAHGLGNANALLEIVRSDPTRYHFIEIMGCPGGCIGGGGQPYAGINSIPLDESCLQKRAEALYQIDRAKTIRRSYENPDIQRIYKKYLGRPLSPLAHKLLHTHYKAKKPVGIIPHQLTLR; translated from the coding sequence TTGTGTTATCATCCACGATTATCTATCGAAGGAGCTTGTCGGGTGTGTATTGTTCAGATTGAAGGAATGAAGACGTATGTAGCTTCATGTGCGTATCCCGTTGCAGACGGAATGAAAATCTGGACGAACACCGATGAACTTCGTCGGGCGCGCCGCGATATTATTGAATTAATTCTCGATAACCATCCGGAAGATTGCCATACCTGTGAACGGGACGGGAATTGTGAATTACAACGGTTAGCTTCGATTATGGGAATTCGAAACCGACATTTCGTCGGTGAAAAGAAACAGTATGATAAAGATTTATCGTCACCGTCAGTAATCCGTGACCCCAATAAATGCATACTCTGTGGCCGGTGTGTTCGGATATGTTCCGAAATCCAAAAAATTAATGCATTGAATTATGCATATCGTGGTTTTCAAACGGTGGTTATGCCGGCATATAATCTTCCTTTTACAGAAACGGTTTGTACAACATGCGGACAATGTATCAATGTTTGTCCTACAGCAGCATTTGTGGAACGCAATTATACTCAAGAATTGTTTAAAAAACTCAACGATCCGAATTTGATTAAAGTGGTGCAATTTGCTCCTTCAGTTCGCGCTTCAATTGGAGAAGCTTTTGGGTTACCGCCAGGAACTTCTCTGCAAGGAGAGCTGGTTGCGGCGTTACATCGTTTAGGGTTTGATTATGTGTTCGACACCCAGCTTGGTGCGGATTTAACTATTATGGAAGAAGCGAGTGAATTTATTGAACGAATTCAAGGTCAAGGAAAACTTCCGATGATAACTTCATGTTCAAGTGCGTGGATGAAATGTATGGAACAATTTTATCCGGATTTAATTGATAATGTTTCAACCTGTAAATCACCGATGTCAATGATAGGAGCGCTTATCAGGACTTATTTTGCCGAAAAAATTAAAGTTGATCCGAAAAAGATATTAAGTGTAGCAGTGATGTGTTGTACGGCAAAAAAATATGAAGCAGAACGACCGGAATTGATGATAAACGGATTAAAAGGAGTTGACATCGTGGTTACCACTCGTGAAATAGCGTGGATGATTCAATCAGCTGGGATAGATTTTCTCGATTTAGAACCGGAAGAATTCGATGAACCACTGGGTATTTCATCGGGTGGAGGGACAATTTTTGGAACCACTGGCGGGGTTATGGAATCCGCACTGCGAACCGCTTATGAACTTTATCTCGGAGAAACATTATTAGACATAGAATTTGATGAATTGCGTGGATTTCAAGGAATAAAAGAAGGGAAGTTAATGTTGGATAATAAAGAAATTCGCGTTGCTGTAGCCCATGGGTTAGGAAACGCAAATGCATTATTAGAAATTGTTCGTTCTGACCCTACGAGGTATCATTTCATAGAAATTATGGGTTGTCCCGGAGGATGTATCGGTGGGGGAGGGCAACCTTATGCGGGAATCAATTCTATTCCGTTAGATGAATCCTGCTTACAGAAACGAGCCGAAGCGTTATACCAGATTGACCGAGCGAAAACAATTCGACGAAGTTATGAAAACCCTGATATTCAACGGATATATAAGAAATATCTTGGTCGTCCATTGAGTCCATTAGCCCATAAGTTACTCCATACCCATTATAAAGCGAAAAAACCTGTTGGCATTATTCCGCATCAACTTACGTTACGATAA
- the hydE gene encoding [FeFe] hydrogenase H-cluster radical SAM maturase HydE yields MSKIDEILSIVYSKYFPEQEDIISLLSLKAESELEALFNFADKVRKEYVGDGILIRGIIEFSNYCRNACCYCGLNRKNSRIKRYRLSKHEILNSVEQVVRAGIKTVVLQSGEDNDLNPDWLSEIIAEIKAKFTIAVTLSVGERSYAEYRLWREAGADRYLLKIETSDPELYQTLHPGMSFENRFRCIKQLKQLGYQTGSGNIIGLKGQTLETIANDILFFKQEGLDMIGIGPFISHPGTELANEINGDALLTLKTIAITRIVTKYPNIPATTALGSLGHDYRIEGLKSGANVLMLNFTPFPYRKYYEIYPGKRCVEGPVGASGFWMESLANSIGRYIDYSIGDTITITRK; encoded by the coding sequence ATGTCTAAGATTGACGAAATTTTATCTATTGTATATTCTAAATATTTCCCTGAACAAGAAGATATTATCTCTCTTCTTTCGTTGAAAGCAGAATCTGAACTAGAAGCTTTATTTAACTTCGCAGATAAGGTTCGAAAAGAATATGTAGGGGATGGGATTCTTATTCGTGGGATTATCGAGTTCTCAAATTATTGTCGCAACGCCTGTTGTTACTGCGGATTAAATAGAAAAAATTCCCGAATCAAACGGTATCGGTTATCGAAGCATGAAATCCTTAATAGTGTAGAACAAGTAGTGCGAGCTGGAATTAAAACTGTTGTACTACAATCTGGTGAAGATAATGATCTCAATCCTGATTGGTTGAGTGAAATTATCGCGGAAATAAAAGCGAAGTTTACCATAGCGGTAACTTTATCAGTCGGAGAGAGAAGCTATGCGGAATATCGCCTATGGCGGGAAGCTGGTGCAGACCGATATCTGCTGAAAATTGAAACTTCGGATCCAGAGCTATATCAAACACTGCATCCTGGAATGAGTTTTGAGAATCGGTTTCGATGTATAAAACAATTAAAGCAACTTGGGTATCAGACTGGTTCCGGAAATATTATTGGATTAAAAGGACAAACACTTGAAACCATCGCTAACGATATCCTTTTTTTTAAGCAAGAAGGACTCGATATGATTGGAATCGGACCGTTTATTTCGCATCCTGGAACAGAACTAGCGAATGAAATAAACGGGGATGCGTTATTGACGTTAAAGACAATTGCAATAACTCGTATTGTAACGAAATATCCAAATATTCCGGCGACAACCGCATTAGGCAGTTTAGGACACGACTATCGAATTGAAGGATTGAAATCTGGTGCGAATGTATTGATGCTGAATTTTACCCCGTTTCCGTATCGGAAATATTATGAAATATATCCAGGTAAGCGATGTGTCGAAGGCCCGGTCGGTGCCTCTGGTTTCTGGATGGAATCTCTTGCCAATTCTATCGGCAGATATATTGATTATTCTATTGGAGATACCATAACAATAACTAGGAAATAA
- the nuoE gene encoding NADH-quinone oxidoreductase subunit NuoE, giving the protein MTGSKVKTTVDLSELLQFIDAVKKQEHPESYLIAILHRAQELYGYLSQEVMDAIALQMNIPTAHIWGVATFYHYFNLKPRGKYRVSVCLGTACYIKGAQDILNTLQDNLQVPLGETTEDRLFTLQSARCLGACGIAPVIMVEDKIYGSLTPKKVIEIIKYYRKLADK; this is encoded by the coding sequence ATGACAGGATCGAAAGTGAAAACCACAGTAGATTTATCAGAACTACTTCAATTTATTGACGCAGTAAAAAAGCAAGAACATCCAGAATCGTATCTCATTGCCATCTTGCATAGAGCGCAGGAGTTATATGGATATCTATCACAAGAAGTTATGGATGCAATTGCATTGCAAATGAATATCCCTACAGCGCATATTTGGGGTGTTGCCACATTTTATCATTATTTCAACCTGAAACCACGTGGGAAATATCGAGTATCAGTTTGTTTAGGAACAGCGTGTTATATCAAAGGTGCACAGGATATTTTAAATACTCTTCAAGACAATCTTCAAGTTCCTCTGGGAGAAACTACTGAGGATAGATTGTTTACATTGCAATCAGCCCGATGTCTTGGCGCTTGCGGTATAGCTCCAGTTATTATGGTTGAAGATAAAATATATGGTTCGTTAACCCCGAAAAAGGTGATAGAAATTATCAAATATTATAGAAAACTTGCTGATAAATAA